The segment TAAATCTGCATTTTTTCCAAAGGAATGGACACCACAACAGGTAATAGATGCAATAAATGAAGCTTCAATTAATAAAGTAAATATAAAAAACAATAAATATACTGGGAAAACAAGAACGGGAATGGAAATAGAGTTTATTTTAAGAAATGACAAGATAATCTCAGCATACCCAATATACTGAATTGGAGGGTATTTCAATGATGACAAAGTATACTTATAAATTGAAATATATGGATGAATTTAATATTGTAGTATTGGATTTTGATGAGGAAAAATCACTAGAATTCGCCAGTATGATAAGTGATCCCTTAGGATCTGATATACCTTGGAGATTCAAAGATTTAAAAAAGGATATTGAGAATTATCTTGATTTATTGAGGGGGAATATACCCGAATATAGACATGGAGGAAATGCATCCAGCGTTATATCTTATAAAGACTATACAATAATTGAAGATCCATTTTATGATGAGGAAGAAGATGAAATTGAACCGATCTGTAAATTAGAGACAGTTGAATTTGTGAAGATTATATTGATATGGGCTCACGAAACTTATAAATATAAAAGCGAGAGGGGAGTAATTGCTTTTGAAGAGGCAAATATGGTTAGAAAGTGGATTGAACAAAAAATGATAGAAGTTAAGAGTATAGAAAATGAATTTGTAAAATAGCTTGTGTAAAGCCATTTAAAGAGTCTGTCAATAAGTTTGTGTAGTGCGGCCGGGCAAGGTCTTTCCCTGAAACCACTGGGTATGCCGTAGAAGCGACAACCACCTTGCGTCGAATGGCTTACAATCCTCACCCCGTCAGGCGAGTTTATATCCTTAAGCCTGGAAGCAAGAAGAAGAGACCGCTGGGCATTCCAGCCAACGAAAATAAGATTGTTCAGTTGGCCGTGAGTAAAATCCGTCGGCCATTTACGAACAGGACTTTCTGAACTTTTCATTTGGATTTCGACCAGGGCTTGGCTGTCACGACGCACTGCGAATGCTAAATACGCCGATCACGAAGAAGAAAACGAACTGGGTTGTGGACGCGAATACGGATATATCTGTTTTCTTTGACCATGTTGATCATAGCTGGATGATGAAATGCCTGGAGGTTCGAATCAAGGACCGCAAACTGTTGCAACTGATACAGCATATGGCGTGTGTAAACCAACTGTCCATCAACACGTAAGAAGCTTGCATGCCTGTCGAAAGCGCTCGATCGATCATCGCGGGGACTACCTCAGGTGCGGGCAGGAGTGCCTCCATCCGTCTTTTGTAGCCGGACGTCCGCTGATCGATACCGTCTATAATTCCATTCACTTGCGACTTGAGCGAAGCGAGCAAGGAGAAGTCGACGGGGATAAACGTGTGCCCATCTGACCAGCCCAGTGTAAGCATTCGAAAACCTTTGTAGTAACAGCCGCTCGCATGGTCCTTACATCTGGAAAGCAATGCAACCGCCTTGCTGCGATTACGTTCAAACATAGAATCATCGACTATAATGACGGATACCCGATCGGCGCTATGATTTAAGAAACGATACACGGTGTCTTTCCAGGGAACGTTGCTCCCATACCGCTTTCCAGCAAACGAAACCAGTTTTTGTGATGAAACAAGAGAACAAAAACGAGCTGAAATAAATTCTTCTTAAAGCCCGCTGTTTTCAAGTGCTGCACCACTTTTAGTTCTTTAAATGCCGATTTAATTTCATTTTCATTTAGGAAGTTGATTCTGTTGGACGTTTTGCTCTATCATTTAGAGGACACCTCTTCTGTATGGTAGTGATTGTTCGACACTCTCACTTTACCAAATGAAGTGGTGTTTTTCTATTTCGTAACTATATACGCGATTTCTCCAGTTACATCATGCATTTGAGTCGATTTTCGCTCTGCGAAAGTTGAGTTAAATGAAATCGCCGATAATGATATTTATTTGAAGCACACTATCAAACAATTATCAAATAAAGCAGGGATTCTCATTGAATGCAACCGACATCGGATGTTGGGCTTATAGTCAAGCACTGAATTTGAGGTTGAGCCATAATTCATGGAAATATTTAAACAGTAGTTATATAATTAATACAGTATCAACCAATTAATACATAATAGTAGGAATTGGGGAGGGATTATTTTATGAAGAAAAGAAATGCTTTTGTTGCGACATTATTTTTAGCACTGGCAACAACAGGAGTAACTGCTTTTGCTTCATTAAGTACAACTCAGGAGAATGTAAGTCCTGAATCTAGGGTAAAAGAAAGTCTTCCAATTAATAATCCTTTTGTAGAGGATCAATTGATAAGCCCATTGGTTATTGATACAAGTAACCCTATTGGCGATAAAGTATCGGGAGGCGCAACTGTACAAAAATACTTTACTGTAAATGCTGGATTTGGTCATATTAAAATTTTTATGAAAAACTATAGCAGTAAACCAGTGACCGTTAGCTTAACACATAATTATACTAAGAGAATATATTTCTCTAGAGTGATGGAAGGAAATAGTTTCTTAACATGGAAAGATTTTGAGGAAGGTTACGAACAAGGGATGATTGGTGGAGACTATACACTTCAATGGAGCGGTGGCGGTTATAATGTTAATGGTGAATTCTATGGGAAAACTGGTTCGGCCATTTCGGATGTTAGAGATTGATTCAATTTTTGTTGCTCAAAAAGCTCCCGATTACCGGGGGCTTTTTTGCCTAATCATCAAATGATTTGTGAATAGAGTGAACCATAAAGACTATGTATAACCAAGTCTGTTTATCAACCAGAATATGTTAATTAAATTAATTTTTACTCGAAAGCAATCAGACGATGTATGCGGTATCGTCCATTCAGCCGGTAGTCTATCCAGAAGCAGCAAATGAGCTAATCGAACAAAAGAAAGAATAGCATGACGAGGTAACCCTTCATTAACCTAATAAAGTCGGGGTTTTTCAAAGATTCGCATACAGGGCCATCATGCCTTGCGCCAATCGTTTTCGTGACGCCAAGTGCTATCCATTTTGAGCCCGTAGGGCGACATGCAGTTTAACCGCAGCCCGTTCTCCGTGGTAGGGAGCCCAAGGCAAGCGAGTTATTCCGACGGTCATCGCAGTAGAATCGATCAGCAGCAATTCTTTCGGAAAAGTCAGCTTTCCACGGGTTTCAAGATTACATTTGCGGACAAGCAGTTGAAACAGTTCTTTACATACAGCAAACGGCACATCTGCTGCATTACCGGAAAAACAGGAATAGTAGTGAACTTGAGACAAGCCGCTACAAGCGGCATGATCCGCACCGAAACGGTACCCTGACCATTTTTCACTGGCTGCAGCACACCAATACTCAAATAAAATGATGGACCGTGAATTTTCGCGCCTTATCTAGGTAGCCCTCCGTTTGGACGATGGATTCGACTTCATCGGGCGTAAGAACAATTTGTAGGATGGGGAGAATCGTGTTGGTATTTTTCATGGAGTCGTCACCTTCCGATTCGTTTGTAGGGGTACGAACATTTTACCGGTTTGACGACTCTGATTAAGTGGTTAATCAACAGGCCTATTCTTCTATAAAAGCTTCAATTCGGTTGATTAACGAGTTGCTACTGCTATAGACTTCTTTAAACTCCTCAGATTCAACATTACGGAAAAGTCTTACTATTCCGGGTCTAATCATGTTTGACATAACAATTTAAAGGGAGTTGTTGTGAATGAAGAATAAGTTATTTACTTTACTAATCGTGTTTTTTTTAATAATGAATATAGGATGTTCAAGACAAACAGAAATTAATTCCTCATTAGACATTTCTCTGTTAAATTATAACAATATCAAAAAAGGAGATCATTATTATTTGGAGTATGAAATAAACATAACTAATAATGCTGATGCAGCGATATATATTGAATCAGTTAAGCCTCTAATCAATAACATAAATGAGGATTTAACGAATCAAGTAAATAAAGAAGTAAAACCAAAAGACTCTATAAAAATTGAAAGCTCTGTTCTCTTACCATCAGATAAAAAATTTGAAATTACAAAAATCGTCATAAAAAATTCCCAGGAATTTATATTTAAAAAGTAGGCTTTGGTGATACGTAACAAGGACATATTGATCTGATAATCTTCAATGATGTACAGGGAATTTAATATAAAAGAAACAGTGTTAAGCTATTTGATTATTTGAATTGGAGGCAGAGTGAGCTAGTAGCTGCAATTAAAGACTTTTTAAGTGCTGAAGAGATGGATAATTTTAAATTAAATCTCTATAATTTCTAGTCGCTCTTAACTTTAATTTGTCCACATTTCCTTTAAGAGCAAGAACATGCATTTTTCGATGACAATTTGGGCAAAGTGCAGCCGTGTTTTCTAAAATGTCAGGTCCATTATTAGATCGCCAAACTATGTGATGAGATTCAAGGAACGGATGTCCATGAGAATCACTAAAAGGAGCGGGTTGGTCGCACAATTGGCAGATACCATTCGCAACTAATTTGGTAACAACACTTACCGCGTCATTTCTGCTATAGGACTTGGATTTAGAAGTTATAACTCGATCTACTTTATTGTTTAGTGCTTTCATTAGTATGCTTTCAAAAGGCAACAATTTGAGGAGTGATTCCGCTTGGTTATCGGAAGGTTCTTTCTCGAAAATTTCTGGCATTCTCCTTAATACCGATAATGACTATTTTAATGAGACATCAGTTCCTATCACCTTTCATGGAAGTTATTTGAAGTGAAATAATTTACTCCTCAATTAAAAACGTATTTTTCGTTGAATGGTGAAATTTATCTAGACAAGGTGGTTGGAGAATTGTTTATTAAGCCCTCTTACTTTTGGAACATAGTGTTACGTATCATAGCTTTTGCTGCGGGTATAGCTAACCCGTATTTCAATACCCCATTTAAAATTATTGTATTTATTTTGGTTTGTATCGCAGGTATTCTGGATTCGAATCCAGGAGGGCGTTGGCCAAAATGGGTTACATCCCCTGTCGCTTTTATTATAGGTTTGTTAATTAGCTATCTTCTATATTCATTGTTTCAGTAATTCGGTTCACTCTTAATGATAGTGCACTGCTTTCATGGTTCTTTATTCACTATCTACCTCTTGCTTGAACACGATGGTGATCTGTACGGACCACTGAATAACTGATGAGTATACCGATCAATCTTAGCTAGATCGAGTTGTTGTTCATGCGTGAACATTTTGAGTATGATTCTGAGGGTTAGGTAAAGTTCATTCAACTAATAAATCCACAACGACGGGTACGATCTGAGCCGAAACAAGTCCGAAAATGGTTCTAGTAATGTCAACATCTTTACTTGCTCTCTCCTTCGCACTAACTCCGATTTCCGCATTTGCAACCACTCAAAACCCGGTGGATAGAGCTGTAGTTCCAACTGAGTCTCAAGTAATTATTCCAAGCCAGGTTGATGACGGTTGATGACGGAACTGATGAGACAATGGGTGTAAAGAAATCAGTTTTTGCGTATGCTCTTAAATATGGTGGCGAACTCCTGGAAGAGCTATTGGAATATTTGGGTAAAAAAGAGTATGCTGATTATGTAAAGGAAAACCGTTTATCTATTGCGAACTTCTTAGAGGAAACTGAACTGGTAGTTGATTTTTACGTTTATCGCATTTTAATTAATTTATAAGGTGTGGGAATGGAATGAGTGTAGATGAACAACTTGAGCTTTTGAAGTATCAAATCAAGCTCATTAGAACGATGGTTGCCTCGGATGAACATCCATATTTCATGTTCCTACTTGATCATGATTTTTCTGAAAGACAAACCCGATCTTTGAATGACATATTGTACATATTCAACCGCCGATTAGGTGAACTGTCCACGATCAATGATGAGAAGATGGAACTTTTTCATAATGAAAAAATAGAGGAGATTAAGGAGCGTAATAAATTCTTTTCTGTTTCTGATGATTTCTTATTGAGTGAATCTCCACCAACATATGAAGAATTCGTATTTCTCATGGAATTGATTGCTCCGGCCGATGTTAATCCGTCATATCTTTTAAGATCTCTTCAAATGCAGAACATGTATGTGAAACTTTGTGAATATTTACTGAGTCAAAAATAAACAAAGAGGACTCTGTCGATTAACTCGATAGGATCTTTTTTTTGTTAAATAAAAGAATATATGTTCGCATATAATGATAAAAAAGCAAACAAGGGTTCTGTTATTTGGAGGGATGAACATGCCAGTTAAAGGGGTGTTTAGATTGAATAGTATAGTGAAAATATGGATTTCCTTTACTGTGGTGCTCTCGATTTTGGGTATCACTATGTTCTGGCCAAGGTAAGTTGATAATGAATTCCCTTTATTTTCTGATTGTGATCAACGCAATATTGTATTGCGTTTCATTTTAAACGATGAGATTAATCTCTATTTCCTTGGCATCCTTGATTGGTTTGATTCATTACTGTATTTCATATGGGCTGTTATTTACACGCAGCAAAAGGTAGGACGTGCAGTAATACAGGATTTGCAGATGTTTTTCCATATTTATTCCCAACGGAGGTACAACACAATAACCTATAGATAGAAGATGTATAACCCAATAAAGGGGTGCAGACATCTTCTTTTTTGTTTGACTTTATCGACCACTTGAAAATGTCAAGTTCTTCAGTGGCGCAATCAAGTTCGACATTATGATGTCATATACGTGTGATATATTTTCTTAGATTAAATTAAAATAGTCATTGAAATTAGAGTGATTTAACTTTATAATCCCCTTTAAGTCATGTTATCTGACACTAAACAAATAATTAAAGGGGGATAGTACGCAAAATTCAACTTATGTGTAATATTACATTACATAAATTTCGCGTAATACCTCGCTATATCTATTAATCCGTGATCAGGAACTTAAATACTCTCAAGAGGATGGTGCGAAGTTGAAAAAAACTCTTTTTAAGAACAAGCTTTATATGACAGCAGCTCTCTCACTCTCACTTTCACTTTCTATTTCCGCAATTTCAATGCCTTTGACTGCACAAGCGGCATCTGCGTCTGTTGTTGACGATAGCTGGGTTGTAAATTACACGAAGGCGCCAACTGGCCTGGACACTGGCAGTGTACGCAGCACAGATTCCCGGGCGCTGATGGGCTTTGGCGGAATTCGCATGCACGTCATTGGCTCCGACAATTTGCTGGATGGCGTGCTGCTTCGCGGATTTGGACTTACCTTTGATGGCGTAGACACATACTCAAGCACCAATGCCGTTACCATTGACGGCGTTGCCGTAAAGCGTGAAATCAAGCTGGATAAAAGTAATAACTCCGGGCGTTTCTTCGACACCTTCACAAACACAACCAATAAAACTATTTATGTGGAGGTCGCCTTTGGCGGTCAACTTGGCTACAATACGTCAACCAACCAAAGCGCAATCTCTACCACATCAAGTGGAGATGCAACGATCGACAACACCGACCACTGGGTGTCCTTCTATACTCCCTCCGACGGTGAAGGATCGGCCAGCTTTAATGGACCTTCAGCCACAACGATTGGCACAGGCGGATTTGTGGGGAGCTTGAATCGCACAGGCAATTTCCTCCGCGATCCCTTCACCAACCCATTAGAACGGACAGGCGATGAAGCCAATCATTATGGACTAATTTATTCTTTGGAGCTTCCGCCTCAGCAAACTCGCTCACTGGCCCATTTCGTTGTAACAGGCCAATCCGAGGTATCCGCCGAGCTTGCTGCCGGTTCACAGGTCAAGCTGGTGCAGACTGTTGCAGAAGAGCTGTCCGAGCATCCTGACTTCAGCGATTTACCGACAGGCGCAGTATGCAGCCTCAGCAACTATGATCTCGACGCTCTGGTCACTGCCAGTGTCATCGACGCAGATTGCGACAACACAGATATAACGCTGCCGGGCGCCGCAACTAATCCCGTCACTACACCCATTGTAAGTACAACCTCACTATACGATGTCACTGGTAAAACCATTACGGAATTGCTGGCTGATATGGAATCTGGCAAAACGAACGCACAGCAAGTTACGAAGGCTTACATCGACCGTATTGCTGCGTATGACGAGGGACCGCTTGGTCTTAACTCGGTCATTATGATTGCGCCGGATGCGATGCAGCAGGCAATAGAAGCCGACCTCGCTCGCGCCAATGGAGATACTCGTCCATTGCTGGGCATTCCTATTTTGGTTAAAGATATTATCGATACGAAGAACATGCCAACAACCGGCGGCTCAGATTTGTTCCGAGATTATCAGTCGCCTGAGGATGCATGGCAGGTTGCAAAGCTTCGTGAAGCAGGAGCTATTATTTTTGGCAAAGCAAATCTTGCCGAATTCGCCCGCGACGGCCACTTCAGCTTTAGCGCATTTGGACCGGTTTGGAACGCATTTGATCCTTCAAGAAGCTCCATTGGCTCCAGCGGAGGATCGGCAGTCGCTGTGGCATCCAGCTTTGCGGCAGCAGCATTAGGCACGCAAACAGGCGACTCGCTGTGGGGACCCTCGGGAGCTGCCAGCCTGTTCAGTCTGCGTGGAACCGATGGCATGCAAAGCACGGCAGGCACAATGCCGCTTACCATTATTCAGGATTACACGGGGATGATTGCCCGTTCCCTTCCCGATCTCGCCTTGCTGCTGGAAGCAACCGCGATTGGCAACCCGAACGATCCTTATGATGATGTATCCGACGGACATCGTCCAACGGATTGGCAATCCTTCCTGCGTGAGGATGCGCTTGAAGGCAAGGTAATAGGCGTTCCGGCAGGAGCCTTTGATGACCCGTTTGGCACAAGTGGCACAAGCGACGCCATGCGCGCACAATTTGTTCACTTTGTTGAAGCAGGCGCAACCATTAAAGAAATTAGCGCCCCACCAAAAGCGCCAACTCGCGACTTTACCGGCGACACCCGTTATGAAGGCTGGAGTCAATGGATTGAGGCTCATCCAGACAATCCGTATACAGACCCTACCCAAATCATGAATCCAACCTCAACCTATACAGGCGCAGGCGCAATGACGGAGGAAGCACTTCAGGCATTCGAGAACTACCGGGCCAACTACCGCGAGCTGCTGCACAACTGGATGGATGAAGAAGGCGTTGACGTTCTCCTCTTCCCTACAGAGCTGAGCGATATTCATCTCAACGATTCCATTCAGCCAAGCTTTGGCCGTCTTGATCCGCAGTCCTCTGCTTCCGGCGTACCTACTGTTATTTTCCCTGCCGGGGTCAACGATCATGATCAGCCAATAGGCTTTCAATTGCAGGG is part of the Paenibacillus algicola genome and harbors:
- a CDS encoding HNH endonuclease translates to MPEIFEKEPSDNQAESLLKLLPFESILMKALNNKVDRVITSKSKSYSRNDAVSVVTKLVANGICQLCDQPAPFSDSHGHPFLESHHIVWRSNNGPDILENTAALCPNCHRKMHVLALKGNVDKLKLRATRNYRDLI
- a CDS encoding amidase family protein; this encodes MKKTLFKNKLYMTAALSLSLSLSISAISMPLTAQAASASVVDDSWVVNYTKAPTGLDTGSVRSTDSRALMGFGGIRMHVIGSDNLLDGVLLRGFGLTFDGVDTYSSTNAVTIDGVAVKREIKLDKSNNSGRFFDTFTNTTNKTIYVEVAFGGQLGYNTSTNQSAISTTSSGDATIDNTDHWVSFYTPSDGEGSASFNGPSATTIGTGGFVGSLNRTGNFLRDPFTNPLERTGDEANHYGLIYSLELPPQQTRSLAHFVVTGQSEVSAELAAGSQVKLVQTVAEELSEHPDFSDLPTGAVCSLSNYDLDALVTASVIDADCDNTDITLPGAATNPVTTPIVSTTSLYDVTGKTITELLADMESGKTNAQQVTKAYIDRIAAYDEGPLGLNSVIMIAPDAMQQAIEADLARANGDTRPLLGIPILVKDIIDTKNMPTTGGSDLFRDYQSPEDAWQVAKLREAGAIIFGKANLAEFARDGHFSFSAFGPVWNAFDPSRSSIGSSGGSAVAVASSFAAAALGTQTGDSLWGPSGAASLFSLRGTDGMQSTAGTMPLTIIQDYTGMIARSLPDLALLLEATAIGNPNDPYDDVSDGHRPTDWQSFLREDALEGKVIGVPAGAFDDPFGTSGTSDAMRAQFVHFVEAGATIKEISAPPKAPTRDFTGDTRYEGWSQWIEAHPDNPYTDPTQIMNPTSTYTGAGAMTEEALQAFENYRANYRELLHNWMDEEGVDVLLFPTELSDIHLNDSIQPSFGRLDPQSSASGVPTVIFPAGVNDHDQPIGFQLQGKAYSDGDLMGYAYAYTAQSNGHVQSSLTPSLTPLPELAAFTDISNHWAVQYISDLVADGVVKGTSVTEFSPSQAMTRGMFVTLLGRMNQVSDEDGSTSFTDVNSSAYYAPYVKWAEQAGIVAGFADGTFAPGKMISRQNAAVMINRYLSYKGITVSGSQEAVGFADHSDIAAYAADAVQTVQKLGIMSGMPNNRFAPTGNILRSETAKIISIVLDLEQ